A stretch of DNA from Plasmodium berghei ANKA genome assembly, chromosome: 11:
GCATTATTTAGAAAACCTGTtgaaacaaaatatttggATTTTCTTTTagattttaaaataaaatttccaAACTTTATAGCTTCATATTTGATAAGAGCatctattaataattttttcatctttcTTATATCatcacaatttttattatcatttccTAGTTCTATTCTTTTGCATAATTcattgtattttttgtgtaattcttcatctatattttttgtttctttattattttcatccatttttttcaaagtTTTTTCAATcgccaaaaaaaaaaaatctcAAATTGTgaaataaacaataaaaaattttgtcaatataaatatgtttttcttaaatattttgGTTTTCTACAACTTTAAATGGAATTTTGctaaatatcaaaaaaaaaaaatctcAAATTGTgaaataaacaataaaaattttatataaatatatatatgggaATATTTTCCCCATGCAATTATTATCAGTTTGTAACTACTATATATTGCATGTTTAATTGGGTatttacattatatatttatattgcaTATTAATTGCATGTTTATATTGGCTTTAATTActgtattattatatgaacaaaaaataaagggGATACGCATTTATTGTTTGCTACCTTGGAGCAACATATATCATGCATAATATAAAcccaaaaaaataaaaaaatgaacaagTGAATAAATGGATGGATAAAACAAAaggaaaaggaaaatattttttataataatttttttttcttttttttattaaattcaCAATCATTTACAAAATGGAAAAGTCAAATGGGATGTACGCAGTAATGCTAATTTAAGAGAATAttcaatttcttttttacgacaaataaaaagatataaaatatttgttgaACTTGTATTACAATGTTTTTGTAAAATGCTTGCTAAGTTATTCCAATCATCtacattataatataatgtaGATTTGTTGTTTGGAATTATTTcgtaaaaattattttctgaatatttttctaaagCAAATGTAGAATGCTGTTGAGCTTCTTCAGTGGAATGGctgtataaataattccAAGGTGTATAAAGAAAAGTTAAGTTATAGTTGTTTAAAATAGTATAATTATAAActattgtaaaaaataagattTGAAATAACTTATGATCGTTTTTACAATTTAGTAAATTACGATATAATATTGGATTGTTAATAGAAAaacacattttatttttactttttctacttttataatttattaaaaaaatattatatttaaataaaaaaaataataataatgcatTTGTATATGCTATACTTGAATTAGCTAAAGggttatttaatattttattcaattcatctatataattttgtgttgtttgtaaaaattgttttccttgttttttttttaaaaatttaatttttatttctttattttttattattattctattaaaatataagagatatatatatataagaaagtttttatcatcattgTTACAAACCCatcctttttttaaaattatatttatcatttcaaataaattttccactattttataatctatttttatattatttgatcGAAATATTTCTCCTTTATTTTTCGTAGccaaatttatttttctccAATTTGTACACACCCATATATTTCGTTTAAAAATAACGcttaaacaaaaaaataattgcattaatattaaataaatatgttttttttttatttgattaatattatttttaatgtgtTTTTTGATCAAAGTTAACAAATCCAAAACAAGTGTCCAAtatccatatttttctgaatactcattgttttttatttttttcaaatattttctattaattGATTTTATCattccatatttttttatattttctacaagtgtgtttttatttttatattctttttgaaaatttagGCAAATTTCATGGattgttattttaaaaattgagataaaaatacattcgtcttgaattttttcattaataatattactatattgtaatatatttttaaataaattatttgaataaaatatattttttcgaaaattataattactatataaatacaattttattatttctaacaaatttaaattacatattcttttatttattgtgatacataattttttgtttactTGCTCAATCTTTTTCCAATCTTTTTcacaaatttttaaatcatatattttttttttttttttttttgttaaattatttatatatttaaaaaattttaatacataCTCATTATTTAATGTATCCCAGTTTATATTctctaaatttttaatcacaaaaaatatataactttcataatatttaaagatattatcttttatttccaatgttacattttcattattaccTTTCCTAGTTTGATCgtcattttgtttttttctatttatgtttttcgaacaaatattattttcatatagtatatataataattttaaatatttataaagcgtcaaataattaattgGGAAATTTTCCCTGttttccaaaaaaatagacaaacatttattaatagaattaaataattttatatctatatttttgcTTTTTAACAATTCTATATATGTCTTAGCCAAATAATTACATGTATGTTGCTCATATAAATTgccaaaaaaaacatttgtATTGCTCAAACTATTCACAtaacttattttataactaaatttatttgtgttaatatcaattatttttttacatttaaaataaatagatgaatataataatttggttaaaaaattattgtatatatttaatttcctatttatttcaaatattctgaacaaataaaaaaaatgaatttccttcaaatttgtttttcttaataaatctatatataattttgttaaacAATTAAATGTTTCAAactttttcaaaaatatataatcataattaattaaataatttaaaaaaatacacatatCTATTAAATCTATCAAATAAcaattcaaaatttttttgttagttatgaaaaatggaaatatgTCATCTTGATCATTTTTTATCGTAATATCTTCGTTAATTTTagacaattttattttttccatattttttttttcattatctaCCTGttcaataataaaattactattatttatttttcctggaaatatatcattattattattatcgtggcatttttttaactttttttgttcatttttgttAGCTATATATAGTGAATATAAAGCTagcattttatttatttttttatttttattttttttcaatactATACACTTATAACTGTTAAATATACTCactttttcattatcataAGCATTTGCagttttccattttttacCAATATTTCTCACATTTGATAAGTTTAAAGAATCTctaaaacattttaatgaattgtcatgaatattcaaataccctgttttattgttaatttgatttttttttcgagcAGCATTTTGagaatatgaatatatataaccttttttgtcattttcaaaatctgctttgaaaaatatttgtgcatattttaagatggatattataaaacggttattttttatattatttttattcataatatataaataaataaaaatatcctttaaatttattagtGGCAACTTTATATCCAATTTATTACGGGAATACAtaggaaataaatttatatgctttaaattttttttttttaatatttttttttttttatttaataataccTTTTCAGcacattttattaatcTATTTACTTTtctcaaaattatataagaaTGCAAAAAAGTAAATTTTGCGGAATATAATTTCAACTTTTCAAAAGACAACGCTATTAAAGATATGTTTTCGATCCTGATgcgaataataaaaagattATTCGGATTTGTATTTTtctccttttttattttcaaactTTTGAATATCCTTCCAATTAacaattcaaataatttataatttttatccaaaaaaaaagaatagacaaaaattattttacttaAAACAGACATATTTctttcataatataaactcttttcaatattataagatatagatataaggaaattttttattatattaatatttaaaaatccATACCTTTGCTcattcaaattatttaaatcgtGATCTAGTATATAGAACAAATTCAAATATGatttcaaatttattatgttatctttctcataaatttttttaatataacacgttaaataatatttatacaaattaaataataatagacttaaaattttaatattcatGGTATTTACGATATATTTCAtgtcttttattatttttaaaattaaataattataattattttcatgatatatattaattaaacttgtaatcaaatatatgttGCACACATCTCtattcttttttatgtccataatattatttacaatatccatatttttcaaatcctttaacattttatctgttcttatatttatacatggTTGTATTGATGTCATATCagttttttgtaaaattttattatatgcataattttctttaactattattttgccatttttattaatattatttaaatttattttattatctaaACAATCTCGTACCTCTTCATTACTAATATTACTAAAATATtctgtatttattttattattttctacattattttttattgcatttaatttatcctcttcatttttattcccCGAATTTAGTTCTAAAATGTTacacttttttatatttaaaaatttgttatctttgatattatatataacttgAAAAAGGGATGGCGTATATtcaagttttttttttttctctataTTAAATGTTATTTTATCTTCAGCTAGTTTTTtcttgaaaaaataataatttatatattttgctGTTTTTGAACTTAAtttcttgtttttttttattccataTAAGTTatcatttgtattttttttcaaagaTTTCACTCTTAATCTTTTCACACCATTTATTTTAGAGACATTGGAAAACATACTAggataaaaaacataaattttatattatacctttttataataacatGAACTAGTCAAgtcaaaatgaaaaaaaaaatcacaTCACTTAAAAGCTGTTTCCATACAAATTGCTATGGATAATAAAAGTAGAGAAAAAATACTCTACatttaaacattttttattatttatattttattttttggaaaattatagaaaaaatattcatttgttcgtattttatttgttataaCATTAAGCAAATCAcaaatgtattttatttgtatgaaatatatagtaaaaaaaaaaaaaaatttcacgttcaaaaatgtatgaacgttcattttttttttataattttttcaaagaTAGCGAACAAGATATATCCACATAGAATGTATTCGGATAACAGTCTAtcaatgcatatataattaaattatccTGTGATTTTCAGTAttctatttatttattttctttctaTTTACTATAAAACAATTAGCTAGTCATGATGTGCTGTGTTTAACTGTAAGTATTTGTATATGCTACTTGCCAGGTTATTTCGAAAAAAAGGTATAACTATAGCTATAAATTAAAGTAACATTTcatgaaattaaaattgaaaacggaaatacaaattaattGTAGAGCAAATATTACCTAGAATAAATGgtaacaaaataatttggtgttttttccattttccTATGTATACATAGAATGAgcaaataaatgaatataaaaaaactgTTTTACAAATATCTTAGTTTTCAtagttttttaattaataaaaataattataataacaccaagttaaataatttatttagaGGTAAGAATATAATGAGTCATATAAAACCGaactattttatatgtatccctctaaatgataaaaaagtaatattaaatgaattGTTGAACATACAAAAATTTGTTGTTTCAAAATgtgatatattaaatgaatgTATAAtcgaaaaagaaaaattccatatttctttgttaattttatatgttaaaaataagaCACAAATAGATTTATCAAAAGAAGCCTTTAACGAAGCTATAactgaaattaaaaaaattaataaaaaaaatttatatttcaaaaatttgGATACATTTCACAAtgatgttttatatttaagcTTAAAGGAAGAAAGTAATGATTACATCATTTTGTTagcaaatatttttagaaaatcttttgaaaaaaggaacataaaaatagtcTATAATAGTAGAAAACATGTGAATAGTCAGAAAAGGGAACAGAAtgatgatgataaaaatggtGAAACATATGAttgcaaaaataaaataactcCTCATTTAACTTTAATGAAAAACTCACATTTGAGTAGGATTTACATGAACAGAAAGccaaaaatatttccaGATTATTACTCGGATTTcaatttaacaaaattattgaCTGAACATATAACCCCGAATAAAATACAACTTCTCGAAATGGATGTTGATTCAACAACAtcttattataaaatagtatctgaattttcattttcttagttttatatatttttaatcataatttagagggaaaaaataaccataaatttttttttttaaatagcAGTATTCACCCACattcatatatgtatatttatgtgtGCACACATACACAACATACtcctttattttattatatatagattATAAAtagattatatatatttttgtatacacattgaatattatatttcattaatcggaaaataaaactaaCGAATTAAATTTTCCTAAAATAGacaaacaatatataaacaagGGATCAAACTTACATTTGCTCCTTTAGAGTAATAtctcaaaataataattttttattttggataaaattttaaaaatctagctatgaaataaaaaaaatatgcacaaATATGGCCATAAAATCaatgtatttataaatatatgaaaaatataaaatagttTTTTAAATGGTTTCATGTAGGTACactttacaaaaaaaatttcaagACTATTTGTCTAAATTtgtaattattaatttggtttcaataaaatataaggatgtttattattataatatcatAAATGTACAAATATCATAAATGCACaagtattataaattttctttcttttttttatcacttAAGTAATAATGttgttaaaatttattatttttattttaatatttttgaataaatatacagaaagtaaaaatgatatatcaGTTAATGGGACTTTAAATGTgtcaaatttaaaaatatcgTCTAAAGATAATCGAGATAATGgaataattttcaaaaatcaAGAAACTGAATATAAGTTAGGGTTAACAACacaaaatgaatttattataagCAAGAAAAATAAACCTATGATAAGTATTGATGAAcatgataatttaaattttttaaatcccGATTTATCTGTTAAAGTATTAAATGTAGATGggttattaaaaattaaaaatatacccCAATTTAATATGATAATACATGAAagtttttcaaataattcaaatacTAAAGGCTGGATAGGagaaaattttgataattttacaTCAAAATGTGGTggaattaatttattaggAGGTTATGGCAAATTATCTAAAGGAACTATTTCTAAAACATTTGAAGATATTCCTAGTCATATTCAAATACGTATTAAATcgaattttcattttattgaTAATTGGAATAATCAAACAGCTTACTTAAAAATTGGAACACAACAAAATgaacttttttatatttggaCTGATACACATTCAAAtcttaataaaaataattctattaatatatgtggAAACCCAACTTCTGAAactaaatatttttctataattgATGTAATTATTCCTCATAATTCAAGCACACTTTTTGTTGAATTTGGTACAAATATTCAGGAGGATAATCCAAATGATATATCATGGGGAATATCTAATTttcaattatttattatttgataataCATGTTTTTTTCCTCCAATTGGGTAAATTCAGTAATcagagaaaaaaacaaataaaaatttattatccTATTTCAAAGGGATACAACTATATGAGATGATATAAAACTGTTGGAAAAATTTTAAGACAAAAACAcagaaattaaaaaaaaaaacgcaAAATAAAGCTTAAAtaagatgaaaataaagcctaaataagtataaaaataagcctaaaaattatgaacgGTGCATGCTTATAAtgtaaacattttttatgtgcatgtttttataaaaataaatgcatataatacattatttaaaacgctataatataaatcaattatgcgataatataaaagagaaaattaaataaaaatttatttcgGTAATAACAAATCAATACACACACACATGTATGTGTATAAtggaaaaaacaaataaataaaatataaaatgacgaaaaaaaatataaacaaatttctCATGTGCAAATGACCACATAATGATTGTTTTATTACTCTGTTGTTTCTCAtttaatcatatataaGATTCATATATCTAGGAATATTGAAACAATCTTATTCcatataatgatatacCTCAAAACAACATGCACAtgttaatacatatatatatgaatatgcatatatacacGCTATTTCACATTGCTTGTGCAGGAATTATAATAACTACATGAAAAttaatgattttttttttgttatgttttacatttctttattttgtttctCACATAATCAATTTTAAACtcgtataatatatatagagtgttattttattttttatattaattttgatTGAAATGAATATGATTAATTTAATGGTTcgatttttaattttttatttcctgCTCTTAATCGAGACCCAACGTCTTCCCCTAAAAAAAACGGTGCAAAAAAGGTatagaatatatttaaattgcACACAAGGTTTTGttaaatttatacaaattaaatggtgcataaaatataagttaTAATAGTaaacttattttattaaataataaaaatataaagaaaaaaaaaaaaacaataaatatatatttccataCCATCTAATACAAGTACTATTCTCCCTAGAGAAATAGGATCTGTTAATTCAATTCGTTTCCATGCTTCGTATATAGCTGATGCTAAAATTGCTACTAATGTCATGGTTgttgtattatatacagCTTGTGCTTTTCCTGGGACATTTCGTAATACAATTAGGTTTTCATTTGtacataaatttaataaacaTTTTCTTGTTGACTTTCTTAAATCTAACAAATTCAACGTTTCTGGTAAATAGTTTTTTGATTTTGTTGATATAGtttctaaaaaattaacCCACATATCTTCTTCTCTTTTCCataattttacatttaATTCTATTGTAGTTTGTACAGAAAATTCAAGAAGTACTTGTAAAGAAGATAAAGGTGTTCCTAATTGACAGGAAAAAAGCCATGGAGCTAAcaaattttcttcattttcaatttggtaatttattttttgtgtttttttttctggtATATCATTATTGTCAAATGCTATGTCGGCTACTTCTAATTTGTTTAGTAGAATTACCATTtgtttttctaattttattatcctTTTCTCTAGTCTGTATTTATCTGAATgtgaaaaacaaaacaaagaAATACATGTATATGTGTGCAtaccatatatatatatgctccctctttttttaatattttcctCGTTACCTTTTTCCGAATTTTGTAATTTGTCATTTAATTCTTTCACAATTGTTAATAAGGGGTCATATTTTGTAACAATGAATGTTTGCAGATCACTGCTAAACATTGCTGTATTATGGTTAGTAgccattttaaaaaaaaaatatataaaaatatacacaaaaaaaaacaaatttttaaaaggattttagaaaaaaaatacaaaaaaattctgCATACACACGAATCAAGgcaattttatattttatgcacataaatatgtacatataattgtaaatatattatgcataataatattacaaTTATATGTGTATGTTATCTACACGTTTAGTGCAAATAAAAGATTTCCATTTGTGCAGTTGGAGTCAAAAAGTTTCCAGATGGTTTGTTgtatgcataaaaaatgtatataatatttttttttaaattataaaaaaatatttatatgcttTTCGATACAGATAAAAAGGATGGGATATAAATTTAcgaaatatttaatatctgtcaaatatgtttttataattataaattttcttttttacgATTTTTTGTCAAATTAAATAGGAATTAATTCATACCGGAAAAAGTGTTTTAAACACACTTTATTTTCATACTTCAAATAACCCAAAAAAGGGAAAGAATCgagaaattaaaattttccaTTACAATTTGAATTGATAATAgttgtgtatatataataattttattaaaatcatAATAACAGATAAACAACAAAACctgatgaaaaaatgatgaaaaaaaatggttaaacaaatatatccatgaaattaaagaaaataaacatatttattttaagatatacatgtacatatataatatatctataaCTTCCACAATGTGCACATCTCTATTTATTtagtatattatatgtatacttaaaaaaatttcctTTAAACTGTTCAATAAATTCGCATAATCCACAGTATAGTaactattaaaaaaaatattttttttattttcataatatttttaggTTTCGCCTTTTTTTTAGCATATAACAATTAActaaatgatataaaaattcagTGGccttttaaattaaaaatataattatttatctatatataatgctattgttattattattaatattattattatgattattattattttttttttgataataaagTTATATATGGCATAAACATGCCCCAAGTAAAAAGCATAACCTACtgatatatacaaaaaaatgtaattttttttactaaaaaataataataataaattttattaatataattcaagagtgaaattattttaattactTTATTTTCCTTAATCAAACAATActtatatgaaatatacaTAAGTATGTGCCGATCcgtatatacataaattagCTAAAGGAAATTAACCAGACGTTTCCcaatacacatatatatatatgaatatttggGAATATCTTTGCatacatttatatgataagatatgaaaaggaaatatgattgaaataaaaatagaagaAGTTAGAAATTCGAGTGAGGTAGATCATTGCGAATGTTGTAATTtgttaaatgaaaaaagtgTAGAATTAgttgttataaaaaataaagatttatatatttataaatataacaatacaaaatgttatttaatttatgatacaaaattaaatggGCCAGTTCTTAAACTtgttgttttaaaaaatatttttaaaaataaaaataaatgcattagtggaattttattaatttataaaaatttacattttattatttataaatatgaaagaAGTTTAAATACCCTTGTTCCCGTTTTAAAACACCATTTTATCAAAGATGTTAGATTTCAATctcttttttattcttttccaatttcaataaattacacacatatttatgagaaaataaatgaaaataatcacaaacaaaaaataaaaatcgagaagaataataaacataaaatttttaaacaaggaattcgaaaaaaacttatatttcttgataaaaataaccaattttatattaaaaaaaaaaaaatatataataataaaataaatatcgctagtaaaaatatatttaacaataatagtggaaaacataaaattaaaagtttgcttaaaaatacaaacttattatcatcaaatcatgaaaataataatcaaaatataaataattatgattcaattatttttaacgaaaataaaaatatagacaATAATTTATTGGATAGTGAGTTTGctaatatacaaaatattttaaattgttattatttaaactttaaaaaaaaaattaaatcaaaaaaaaaaaataacaactTTTGtgaatttaatatttctttttcttgtgattttaaaactatttataccattttttacacaacaaaaaatagaaaaaatcaaatcaaaaaaaataacaatacaTTTCAAGATCCAAATACTTTAAATATTGACACAACATACTTTTCCAGTTATTTACAAACCGAAAGCATCAATCTTGTTAATTTAGGAGAAGTATATAAacactttatttttataaaaaaaatatttttctatactGATCATGTCAACGTGTTCGTTCAAACTTCCCCGGTAAGTCTGATTCCCCTTTTACACGTTCACTTtcttattttcattttttatttcatatttttcatttcatatttttcatttcacatttttcatttcgCATTTTTCAGATAAATATCGGGCACACCAAACTGGAGGAATTAAATCTCAAActattgataataaaaattgggaaaaacaaatttgaTATAATACAAGTAATAAAAGGTTTTCCAAACGACACAATTGATATTCAAAGAATTGGAAAACTAGTTATATGTTTATGCTAcgattatgtatatatcttaaatttagaaaattataaaaaagttatttatttttttaataaatcatgctatatgaataatacttttcaattaataaaaaataattgtttattctatgattatacatatttcaatataacctttaaaatatcaaatatgtatatagaaaaaaataaaatttttattttaaataaaaaatctaTAATTGAAGGAACGATAtcaaaagatataaatgatttgattaatttaattacatggaataaaatatataatttta
This window harbors:
- a CDS encoding AKAP-like protein, putative; this translates as MNIKKLFYKYLSFHSFLINKNNYNNTKLNNLFRGKNIMSHIKPNYFICIPLNDKKVILNELLNIQKFVVSKCDILNECIIEKEKFHISLLILYVKNKTQIDLSKEAFNEAITEIKKINKKNLYFKNLDTFHNDVLYLSLKEESNDYIILLANIFRKSFEKRNIKIVYNSRKHVNSQKREQNDDDKNGETYDCKNKITPHLTLMKNSHLSRIYMNRKPKIFPDYYSDFNLTKLLTEHITPNKIQLLEMDVDSTTSYYKIVSEFSFS